In Rattus norvegicus strain BN/NHsdMcwi chromosome 1, GRCr8, whole genome shotgun sequence, a genomic segment contains:
- the Cox15 gene encoding COX15 homolog produces MQRLFLPPLKALMGSRNVGLLVPKAASRAQCGGGSYGGRRPLRPGQYGTITEVALQSGKGTVSLPSRAAERAVGRWLLVCSGTVAGAVILGGVTRLTESGLSMVDWHLIKEMKPPTSQEEWEAEFQKYQQFPEFKILNHDMTLAEFKFIWYMEYSHRMWGRAVGLAYILPAAYFWRKGWLNRGMKGRVLALCGLVCFQGLLGWYMVKSGLEEKPESYDIPRVSQYRLAAHLGSALILYCGSLWTSLSLLLPQHKIPETRQLLWLRRFAGGTAGLVFLTALSGAFVAGLDAGLVYNSFPKMGESWIPEDLLTFSPILKNVFENPTMVQFDHRLLGVTSVTAITMLYFLSRRIPLPRRTKMAAVTLLALAYAQVALGISTLLMYVPTPLAATHQSGSLALLSGALWLMNELRRVPK; encoded by the exons ATGCAACGGTTGTTCCTCCCGCCCCTCAAGGCCTTGATGGGGAGCCGCAATGTCGGGCTCCTGGTCCCTAAGGCGGCATCTAGAGCACAG TGTGGCGGCGGCAGCTATGGCGGCAGGCGTCCTCTGAGGCCAGGGCAGTACGGCACCATCACTGAAGTGGCTTTGCAATCTGGAAAAGGCACAGTGTCCCTTCCTTCGAGGGCAGCCGAGCGGGCAGTGGGCCGATGGCTCCTGGTGTGCAGTGGAACAGTGGCTGGAGCAGTTATTCTTGGAGGAGTGACCAG GCTGACGGAGTCTGGCCTCTCAATGGTAGACTGGCATTTAATAAAGGAGATGAAGCCACCCACAAGCCAGGAAGAATGGGAAGCGGAGTTCCAAAAGTACCAGCAATTTCCGGAATTTAAAAT CCTGAATCATGACATGACACTGGCGGAATTCAAGTTTATCTGGTACATGGAATACTCACACCGGATGTGGGGTCGAGCTGTAGGCCTTGCATACATCCTGCCTGCTGCCTACTTTTGGAGAAAGGGTTGGCTCAACCGTGGCATGAAAGGACGTGttcttgccctctgtggcttAGTCTGTTTCCAG GGTCTGTTGGGTTGGTATATGGTGAAAAGTGGATTAGAAGAAAAACCAGAGTCCTATGACATCCCTCGGGTCAGTCAGTACCGCCTCGCAGCCCACCTGGGGTCAGCACTGATTCTCTACTGTGGCAGCCTGTGGACCTCCCTGTCACTGCTACTGCCTCAGCACAAG ATACCGGAAACCCGACAGCTCCTGTGGCTGAGACGCTTTGCTGGTGGAACAGCAGGCCTGGTGTTCCTCACAGCTCTCTCAG GGGCTTTTGTGGCAGGGCTGGATGCTGGGCTCGTTTACAACTCCTTCCCCAAAATGGGAGAATCTTGGATCCCAGAGGACCTCCTGACCTTCTCTCCCATCCTGAAGAATGTTTTTGAGAATCCTACTATGGTTCAGTTTGATCACCGGCTTCTG GGAGTCACGTCTGTCACTGCCATTACAATGCTCTATTTCCTGTCCCGGAGAATCCCCCTTCCTCGAAGAACCAAGATGGCAGCGGTGACTCTGCTAGCTTTGGCATATGCACAG GTGGCCTTGGGCATCAGCACTCTGCTTATGTATGTGCCAACTCCGCTGGCTGCCACACACCAGTCAGGCTCCTTGGCTCTGCTCAGTGGTGCCCTTTGGCTCATGAATGAACTCCGAAGAGTTCCAAAATAA